One segment of Oscillospiraceae bacterium MB08-C2-2 DNA contains the following:
- a CDS encoding sulfite exporter TauE/SafE family protein, with translation MEHIVYFLISIAATTAGAMTGMGGGVIIKPVLDVLGDYDAATIGILSCFTVFAMAIVSIIRQMRQKAAINFKIALPLSLGSVLGGNIGQQILSAIIRQLGSNRMVLAVQNIVLALLVIGVFVYMLYKNRIKMLGATGMIASGLTGVFLGFLSSFLGIGGGPINVALLIFVFAFNTKTATVYSIITILFAQISKLISVGVATGFAVYDLSKIPVMIIGAILGGFIGSWLNKKLPEKTVEICFNGVQVIVLGFCIFNVIRNLY, from the coding sequence TTGGAGCATATTGTTTATTTTCTCATTTCCATTGCGGCCACCACAGCAGGTGCCATGACCGGTATGGGGGGCGGTGTCATCATTAAACCGGTGCTGGATGTGCTGGGGGACTATGATGCGGCTACCATCGGGATATTATCCTGCTTTACTGTATTTGCCATGGCTATTGTTTCCATTATCCGGCAGATGCGGCAGAAGGCCGCGATCAACTTCAAAATTGCCTTGCCGTTATCGCTTGGTTCGGTGCTGGGCGGAAACATCGGCCAGCAGATTCTTTCCGCCATTATCCGGCAGCTGGGCAGTAACCGTATGGTTTTGGCAGTCCAGAACATTGTGCTGGCTCTTTTGGTTATCGGCGTGTTTGTTTATATGCTCTATAAAAACAGGATAAAAATGCTGGGGGCAACCGGAATGATTGCCTCTGGCTTGACCGGTGTGTTTCTTGGGTTTCTTTCCTCCTTTTTGGGGATTGGCGGTGGGCCTATCAATGTGGCTTTGCTAATTTTTGTCTTTGCCTTCAATACCAAAACAGCGACAGTCTATTCTATTATTACCATTCTTTTTGCCCAGATTTCCAAGCTGATTTCAGTTGGTGTAGCCACGGGGTTTGCTGTGTATGATCTTTCTAAGATCCCCGTTATGATTATCGGAGCCATTCTGGGCGGGTTTATCGGCTCGTGGCTGAACAAAAAACTGCCGGAAAAAACAGTGGAAATTTGCTTTAATGGGGTGCAGGTTATTGTCTTGGGCTTTTGCATCTTCAATGTAATCCGTAATTTATATTAA
- a CDS encoding YhcH/YjgK/YiaL family protein, with protein sequence MLYTSIALAEKYNYLEEKFKICYEFLRRSDLADLPEGAIKLTEDITVQVQEYDTIPPNTGKFETHERFFDIQYMVSGQELFGIADRSELEIQTPYDSEKDMAFYKEPAYCGYILLKEGQFALVAPEDAHKPRCMAGQPEKVKKLVIKVPV encoded by the coding sequence ATGCTTTATACATCCATTGCCTTAGCGGAAAAATACAATTACTTGGAGGAGAAATTCAAAATCTGCTATGAGTTCCTCCGCAGAAGCGATCTGGCTGATCTGCCGGAAGGGGCTATCAAGCTCACCGAGGATATCACCGTTCAGGTGCAGGAATACGATACAATCCCCCCCAACACGGGCAAGTTTGAAACCCACGAGCGCTTTTTTGATATTCAGTATATGGTTTCGGGCCAAGAGCTGTTTGGTATTGCCGACCGCTCTGAGCTGGAAATCCAGACCCCTTATGACAGCGAAAAAGATATGGCTTTCTATAAGGAGCCGGCGTATTGCGGCTATATTCTTTTAAAGGAAGGCCAGTTTGCCCTTGTGGCTCCCGAGGATGCCCATAAACCCCGGTGCATGGCGGGGCAGCCCGAAAAGGTGAAAAAGCTGGTCATCAAGGTGCCGGTATAA
- a CDS encoding LacI family DNA-binding transcriptional regulator: protein MALTIYDIAQKAGVSITTVSRVLNKKGEVSEKTKQHIQNILDEYGYSPSQLARGLASKTTKTIGIMSVDIRDNHHANIVYEVERAMSQYGYSAIVCNLGGKKKRFGDYLEMLVTRQVDGIVFVGSIFADPDCRKQIEDKGIDFPCAIVNALLPHPNFACVLTSEEAAYVEAVNYLVRERGRKKLVLIFDEDTVSEKRKRQGYREGMRRNGLENEITEYSISSELDGVSAATKELMRMAPRTDALIYTKDLLAVTGMYALLEMGYEVPKDVSVMGINNSIYAQLSRPSLTSIDNRAKESGAAAANLLKRLLDGETLLDPCVIPCQLVIREST from the coding sequence ATGGCGTTAACCATCTACGACATAGCGCAAAAAGCCGGGGTATCCATTACAACTGTTTCCCGGGTTCTCAACAAAAAAGGTGAAGTCAGCGAAAAGACCAAACAGCATATTCAGAACATTTTGGATGAATACGGTTATTCCCCCAGCCAGCTTGCCAGAGGGCTTGCCAGCAAAACCACAAAAACCATTGGCATTATGTCGGTGGATATACGGGATAATCACCACGCCAATATTGTTTATGAAGTGGAGCGTGCCATGAGCCAATATGGCTACAGCGCCATTGTCTGCAATCTGGGCGGCAAAAAAAAGAGGTTTGGCGATTATCTTGAGATGCTGGTTACCCGGCAGGTGGATGGCATTGTGTTTGTAGGCTCTATTTTTGCCGATCCCGACTGCCGCAAGCAGATTGAGGATAAAGGGATCGATTTCCCTTGTGCCATTGTCAACGCATTGCTGCCCCATCCCAATTTTGCCTGTGTGCTCACCAGCGAGGAGGCCGCCTATGTGGAGGCTGTGAATTATCTGGTGCGGGAGCGGGGCCGAAAAAAGCTTGTGCTGATTTTCGATGAGGATACTGTGAGTGAAAAAAGAAAACGGCAGGGCTACCGGGAGGGTATGCGCCGCAATGGGCTGGAAAACGAGATCACCGAATATTCGATTTCCAGCGAACTGGATGGGGTTTCGGCTGCGACCAAGGAGCTGATGCGAATGGCCCCCAGAACCGATGCACTGATTTATACCAAGGATTTGCTTGCTGTCACCGGGATGTATGCCCTGTTGGAAATGGGCTATGAGGTTCCGAAGGATGTTTCGGTTATGGGGATCAACAACTCCATCTATGCCCAGCTTTCCCGGCCCAGCCTCACCAGCATCGATAACCGGGCTAAGGAAAGCGGAGCGGCGGCGGCTAATCTTCTCAAGCGCCTGCTGGATGGTGAAACCCTGCTGGACCCTTGTGTGATTCCATGTCAGCTGGTGATTCGGGAAAGCACCTAA
- a CDS encoding LacI family DNA-binding transcriptional regulator — MTLKELASLCGVSVSTVSRVVNGNKSHAASAQVADKIWQKVHETGYIPNSNAQGLKKGSLSRQTGAVPVITCIFARTSDSESGQFFSELYRIIEQKCIQQACRITGVFPAVEEGKLPVFPEVPPSDGVIILGRCSKGLLAHIRGQCKNIVMVGLNSLRDNSCDQVICDGYEAARHAVQVLSQLGHSRIGYIGEQSEEARYRGYYDAVKELGHPIEHQWIFNTSQSIQGGYQSGLKLLRSEKRPTALFCANDITAIGVIKALREKGLQIPGDISVISIDNIELCQYSTPMLTSIHIPREDLGHFTVKTLLDRIQGGHQVPVKIVIPFSLIKRESCAKLT, encoded by the coding sequence ATGACCCTGAAAGAGCTGGCAAGTCTGTGCGGTGTATCGGTCTCCACTGTTTCCCGGGTAGTCAACGGGAACAAGAGCCACGCGGCCAGCGCTCAGGTTGCGGATAAAATCTGGCAAAAGGTGCATGAGACAGGCTATATCCCAAACAGCAATGCACAAGGTCTGAAAAAGGGAAGCCTCTCCCGGCAAACCGGGGCTGTGCCGGTGATTACCTGTATCTTTGCCCGCACCAGTGACAGTGAATCCGGGCAGTTTTTCTCGGAGCTTTACCGCATTATAGAGCAGAAATGCATCCAGCAGGCCTGCCGAATTACCGGCGTTTTTCCCGCAGTGGAAGAGGGCAAGCTGCCTGTTTTCCCAGAAGTGCCCCCTTCGGATGGCGTGATTATTTTGGGGCGCTGCTCAAAAGGCCTGCTGGCCCACATTCGGGGACAATGCAAAAACATTGTGATGGTGGGGCTCAACAGCCTGCGGGATAACAGCTGTGATCAGGTGATTTGTGATGGTTATGAGGCGGCCCGCCATGCAGTGCAGGTTTTGAGCCAGCTGGGGCACAGCCGCATCGGGTATATTGGGGAGCAATCGGAAGAGGCACGCTACCGGGGCTACTATGATGCGGTGAAGGAGCTTGGGCACCCTATTGAGCACCAGTGGATTTTCAACACCAGCCAATCCATTCAGGGCGGCTATCAAAGCGGCCTCAAGCTTCTTCGCTCGGAAAAACGCCCCACGGCTCTGTTTTGTGCCAACGATATCACGGCTATCGGTGTAATCAAGGCCCTGCGGGAAAAAGGCCTCCAGATTCCGGGGGATATTTCGGTGATCAGCATCGATAACATCGAGCTTTGCCAATACAGCACCCCGATGCTCACCAGCATCCATATACCCCGGGAGGATTTGGGGCATTTCACAGTGAAAACGCTGCTGGATCGCATTCAGGGTGGGCACCAGGTACCGGTGAAAATTGTGATTCCCTTTAGCCTCATTAAGCGTGAAAGCTGCGCAAAGCTCACTTAA
- a CDS encoding hydantoinase/oxoprolinase family protein, translated as MSKRLVRMGIDVGGTHTKAVALDNSTHQIIGKSSVKTTHSHEKGVAAGVVEAFQNCMAQNGISPDDVVFVAHSTTQATNALLEGDVAKVGVIGVAGGGLEGWLAKRQTRLDDIDLGTGRKISICNTFLKKKQLEDELIRKTVNELKAQGANVIVSSMAFGVDSIAEEEHIHRIAQEMGLFTTIASDITKLYGLTRRTRTAAINASILPKMLDTANSTESSVREAGVTVPLMIMRGDGGVMDCSEMKKRPVLTMLSGPAASVMGSLMYLRASNGVYFEVGGTSTNIGVIKNGRPAIDYSVVGGHSTYISSLDVRVLGVAGGSMVRANQKQVVDVGPRSAHIAGMDYAVFTDESEIVDPKLEFFSPRKGDPDDYVAIRLASGKRVTITNSCAANVLGLVKPEHFSYGNVNSARKAMQPLADHLGISVEEVAAQILQKAHEKIEPVILDLAQKYRLEHDQISLVGVGGGAASLICYSADKMKLRYSIPENAEVISSIGVALAMVRDVVERIIPNPSQQDITSIKKEAIDKAIGSGADPESVEVHIEIDPQTSKVTAIAMGSTEVKTTDLLKECSEEEAKELARADFGPEIKAAEVEKLCETKYCYVFGCKRGDQQMVRIMDKKGFIKVQRADAQAVSVKATDYREVVKTMWEKLSTFKTDSILRPDYYLCIGARVMDFAGSIDLEQIYMLMDLEVADLEPDVDILVVGAINQI; from the coding sequence ATGTCTAAGAGACTTGTACGCATGGGCATTGATGTGGGCGGCACCCACACCAAGGCTGTTGCACTGGATAACAGCACCCATCAGATAATCGGAAAATCCTCGGTCAAAACCACCCACTCCCATGAAAAAGGTGTAGCGGCTGGTGTGGTGGAGGCCTTTCAAAATTGTATGGCCCAAAACGGAATTTCGCCCGATGATGTTGTGTTCGTAGCCCACAGCACCACCCAAGCCACCAATGCCCTGCTGGAAGGCGATGTGGCTAAAGTAGGTGTGATTGGTGTGGCGGGCGGCGGCCTCGAAGGCTGGCTCGCCAAGCGGCAGACCCGGTTGGATGACATCGATTTGGGAACCGGGCGGAAAATTTCTATCTGCAACACCTTCCTGAAGAAAAAGCAGCTGGAGGATGAGCTGATTCGCAAAACGGTTAACGAGCTAAAAGCGCAGGGAGCCAACGTGATTGTTTCCTCCATGGCTTTTGGGGTAGACAGCATTGCAGAAGAAGAGCACATCCACCGCATTGCCCAGGAGATGGGGCTGTTCACCACCATTGCTTCGGATATCACCAAGCTTTACGGCCTGACCCGCCGTACCCGTACAGCGGCTATCAACGCCAGCATACTGCCGAAGATGCTGGATACAGCCAATTCCACAGAATCCAGCGTCCGGGAGGCGGGGGTAACGGTGCCGCTGATGATCATGCGGGGCGATGGCGGCGTTATGGATTGCTCCGAGATGAAAAAGCGCCCGGTGCTGACCATGCTTTCCGGCCCGGCGGCCAGCGTTATGGGTTCGCTCATGTATCTGCGGGCCTCCAACGGCGTGTATTTTGAGGTGGGCGGCACCTCCACCAACATTGGCGTTATCAAAAACGGCCGCCCGGCCATCGATTACTCGGTGGTAGGTGGGCACAGCACCTACATCAGCTCGCTGGATGTGCGGGTGCTGGGTGTTGCCGGCGGCAGCATGGTGCGGGCCAACCAGAAGCAGGTGGTGGATGTTGGCCCCCGAAGCGCTCACATTGCCGGTATGGATTATGCGGTGTTTACCGATGAATCGGAGATTGTAGACCCCAAGCTGGAGTTTTTCTCGCCCCGCAAGGGCGATCCCGATGACTATGTAGCCATCCGCCTTGCCAGTGGCAAGCGGGTGACCATTACCAACAGCTGTGCCGCCAACGTGCTGGGGCTGGTGAAGCCGGAGCATTTTTCCTACGGCAATGTAAACTCCGCTCGCAAGGCCATGCAGCCCTTGGCCGACCATCTGGGGATTTCGGTGGAGGAGGTTGCCGCCCAGATTCTCCAAAAGGCCCACGAAAAAATTGAGCCGGTCATTCTGGATTTGGCTCAGAAATACCGGCTGGAGCACGACCAGATTTCTCTGGTGGGTGTAGGCGGGGGAGCGGCCTCTCTGATTTGCTACAGCGCCGATAAAATGAAGCTGCGCTACAGCATTCCCGAAAACGCCGAGGTTATCTCTTCCATTGGTGTTGCGCTGGCTATGGTGCGGGATGTGGTGGAGCGCATCATACCCAACCCCTCCCAGCAGGATATCACCAGCATTAAGAAGGAGGCCATCGACAAGGCCATCGGCAGCGGAGCCGACCCGGAAAGCGTGGAGGTACACATTGAGATTGATCCCCAGACTTCTAAGGTAACCGCCATCGCTATGGGCTCCACCGAGGTGAAAACCACCGACCTGCTCAAGGAATGCTCCGAAGAGGAGGCAAAGGAGCTGGCCCGGGCTGATTTTGGCCCCGAGATTAAGGCGGCCGAGGTGGAGAAGCTTTGCGAAACCAAATACTGTTATGTATTCGGCTGCAAGCGGGGCGATCAGCAGATGGTGCGCATTATGGATAAAAAGGGATTTATCAAGGTGCAGCGGGCAGATGCCCAGGCTGTGTCAGTCAAGGCCACCGATTACCGTGAAGTGGTCAAAACCATGTGGGAGAAGCTTTCCACCTTTAAGACCGACAGCATTCTGCGCCCAGATTATTACCTGTGCATTGGCGCCCGGGTGATGGATTTTGCAGGCTCCATTGATTTGGAGCAGATTTATATGCTCATGGATCTGGAGGTGGCCGATCTGGAACCGGATGTGGATATCCTGGTTGTGGGCGCCATTAACCAGATATGA
- a CDS encoding triose-phosphate isomerase family protein: MKYIFLNLKRFDIPKELGGVNSIAPMKNWASYIVSNTQNQLAKYNQDEVEFVVYFPEAHLIGAVDALCENSPLKIGCQGVFRDDTAVGGNFGAFTSNRTANAAKAIGCGGTMIGHCEERRDKMGILQEAGATDPDAVNRLLNKEIKCATQAGLYVLYCIGETAEEQPHWQETLKKQLEIGLEGVDTSKVVIAYEPVWAIGPGKTPPDADYIQMIAKFVKETTHGLSVVYGGGLKVENAEMLASIPEIDGGLIALTRFSGEIGFYPDEYLEIIRTYLGK; encoded by the coding sequence ATGAAGTACATCTTTCTCAACCTCAAGCGGTTTGATATTCCCAAGGAATTGGGCGGGGTCAACAGCATTGCTCCCATGAAAAACTGGGCAAGCTATATTGTGAGCAACACACAAAATCAGCTGGCCAAATACAATCAGGACGAAGTGGAATTCGTGGTGTATTTTCCCGAAGCGCACCTGATCGGGGCGGTGGATGCACTCTGTGAAAACAGCCCTCTCAAGATCGGCTGTCAGGGTGTTTTCCGGGATGATACAGCGGTAGGCGGCAATTTTGGCGCTTTCACCAGCAACCGTACAGCCAACGCTGCAAAGGCCATTGGATGCGGCGGCACAATGATTGGCCACTGCGAAGAACGCCGGGATAAAATGGGCATTTTGCAGGAGGCCGGTGCTACCGATCCAGATGCAGTCAATCGTTTGCTTAACAAAGAGATTAAGTGTGCCACCCAAGCAGGGCTTTATGTGCTCTACTGCATCGGCGAAACTGCCGAAGAACAGCCCCACTGGCAGGAAACCCTGAAAAAACAGCTCGAGATCGGGCTGGAGGGCGTGGATACCAGCAAGGTGGTAATCGCCTATGAGCCGGTCTGGGCCATCGGGCCGGGCAAAACACCCCCGGATGCCGACTATATCCAGATGATCGCCAAGTTTGTCAAGGAAACCACCCATGGTCTCTCGGTGGTCTATGGCGGCGGTCTTAAGGTGGAAAACGCCGAAATGCTGGCTTCGATTCCTGAAATAGACGGCGGCCTTATCGCTCTTACCCGTTTTTCCGGTGAGATCGGTTTTTATCCCGATGAGTACTTGGAAATCATCCGCACTTACTTGGGCAAGTAA
- a CDS encoding Gfo/Idh/MocA family oxidoreductase — translation MNEVCWGMVGCGAVTEKKSGPGLYKSANSRLKAVYDLDYEKACDYARRHGVPVVARTVENILNDPEITAVYLPTPPRFHKEYALRCLGAGKIPYIEKPMALRYEECLEVMEAAGKARLPVYVAFYRRGMEKYLKIKELIDSGALGSIRFVRLSHFMELEATDLDRENLPWRLTPSATFGGKFVDMATHVLDVVDFLFGKITHVQGVADNLGGFYPVEDTLSAVMRCESGVVVSGMWCYVADHNEEEMLIVGEKGHIRTTGLFYGPVRVTVQGREELLDFPEPEHVAQPYIQRIVNEMTGAVPSGADMQSAANNVKIVDDLLREYRQRYPEWR, via the coding sequence ATGAATGAAGTATGCTGGGGCATGGTGGGATGCGGTGCGGTTACCGAAAAAAAGAGCGGCCCCGGGCTTTATAAGTCAGCAAACTCCCGGCTGAAAGCGGTTTACGATCTTGACTATGAAAAAGCTTGTGACTATGCCCGCCGCCACGGGGTACCGGTTGTTGCCCGAACCGTGGAGAATATTTTGAATGATCCAGAAATTACAGCGGTTTATCTGCCGACACCGCCGCGCTTTCACAAAGAATACGCCCTGCGGTGCCTTGGGGCAGGCAAAATCCCCTACATAGAAAAGCCCATGGCCTTGCGATATGAAGAATGCTTAGAAGTCATGGAAGCGGCCGGAAAGGCACGGCTCCCTGTTTATGTGGCCTTTTATCGCCGGGGTATGGAAAAGTACCTGAAAATCAAGGAGCTGATTGATTCCGGTGCGCTGGGAAGCATTCGGTTTGTCCGCCTTTCCCATTTTATGGAGCTGGAGGCAACCGATCTGGATCGGGAAAACCTCCCTTGGCGGCTAACACCCAGTGCTACCTTTGGCGGCAAATTTGTGGATATGGCCACCCATGTTCTGGATGTGGTGGATTTTCTTTTCGGGAAAATCACGCATGTGCAGGGTGTGGCGGATAATTTGGGCGGGTTCTATCCGGTGGAGGATACCCTCAGCGCTGTGATGCGGTGTGAAAGCGGTGTGGTGGTCAGCGGAATGTGGTGCTATGTGGCCGATCACAACGAGGAAGAAATGCTGATTGTGGGTGAAAAAGGCCACATCCGCACAACCGGCCTCTTTTACGGCCCGGTGCGGGTAACGGTGCAGGGCAGGGAAGAGCTTCTGGATTTCCCTGAGCCGGAGCATGTGGCCCAGCCTTATATCCAGCGGATTGTCAATGAGATGACTGGCGCAGTTCCCTCAGGGGCGGATATGCAAAGCGCCGCCAACAATGTGAAAATTGTGGATGACTTACTCAGAGAATACCGGCAGAGGTACCCCGAATGGCGTTAA
- a CDS encoding lactate racemase domain-containing protein yields MKLSFEYGQGTMDANLPDSTDVFVPGETVPDPPCIPEEQLVEKTRESILNPVGIEPLSKLGFKGAKCVIIFPDRVKGGEQPTAHRKVSIPIVLEELYKTGVEKKNIMLICSNGLHRKNTKQEIQNVLGEELFNEFWYSHQILNHDSEDYDHLVDLGTTERGDPVLMNKYVFDSDVAVLIGHTQGNPYGGYSGGYKHCTTGITHWRSIASHHVPEVMHRKDFTPVSSNSLMRTKFDEIGEYMEEKMGKKFFCCDAVLDTKSRQIEINSGCAKDIQPISWKTADKRTYVHWAEKKYDIMVFGMPQFFHYGDGMGTNPIMMMQALSAQIIRHKRVMSDKCVIICSSACNGYFHDELFTGYRKVYEMFQHDHMDTLADMNRYGEYFATNEEYIRMYRHCNAFHPFHAFSMISCGHIAEMNTSAIYIVGAEEPGYARSMGLKTRATFEEALTDAMKKYTGPNPNILALPRTFKTAAVHLCMKNQTQGNYGVDFCHGV; encoded by the coding sequence ATGAAGCTGTCATTTGAATATGGGCAGGGCACCATGGATGCCAATCTCCCTGATTCCACCGATGTATTTGTCCCCGGCGAAACCGTTCCCGATCCTCCCTGTATCCCTGAGGAGCAGCTGGTGGAGAAAACCCGAGAGTCTATCCTGAATCCTGTGGGCATCGAGCCCCTTTCCAAGCTGGGCTTTAAAGGTGCCAAGTGCGTTATAATCTTCCCTGACCGTGTCAAGGGAGGCGAGCAGCCCACCGCTCATCGGAAGGTTTCCATCCCCATTGTTCTGGAGGAGCTTTATAAGACCGGCGTGGAGAAAAAGAATATTATGCTCATCTGCTCCAACGGCCTCCACAGAAAGAACACCAAGCAGGAAATCCAAAACGTTCTGGGCGAGGAGCTCTTCAACGAGTTCTGGTATAGCCACCAGATTCTTAACCACGACAGTGAGGATTATGACCACCTTGTGGATTTGGGCACAACCGAGCGGGGCGACCCGGTTCTCATGAACAAATATGTTTTTGATTCCGATGTGGCTGTGCTGATCGGGCATACCCAAGGCAACCCTTACGGCGGCTATTCAGGCGGCTATAAGCACTGCACCACCGGCATCACCCATTGGCGCTCCATTGCCTCTCATCATGTGCCGGAGGTTATGCACCGGAAGGATTTTACCCCGGTCAGCAGCAATTCCCTTATGCGCACCAAGTTTGATGAAATCGGCGAATACATGGAAGAAAAAATGGGCAAAAAATTCTTCTGCTGTGACGCTGTGCTGGATACCAAGTCTCGTCAAATTGAAATCAACAGCGGCTGCGCCAAGGATATCCAGCCTATTTCATGGAAAACAGCCGACAAGCGCACCTATGTGCACTGGGCAGAGAAAAAATACGACATTATGGTTTTTGGTATGCCCCAGTTCTTCCATTATGGCGATGGCATGGGCACCAATCCCATTATGATGATGCAGGCCCTTTCGGCTCAGATCATCCGGCATAAGCGGGTTATGAGCGATAAGTGCGTCATCATCTGCTCCTCTGCCTGCAACGGCTATTTCCACGATGAGCTGTTCACCGGCTACCGCAAGGTTTACGAAATGTTCCAGCACGACCATATGGATACACTGGCGGATATGAACCGCTACGGCGAATATTTTGCCACCAACGAGGAATACATCCGCATGTACCGCCACTGCAACGCCTTCCATCCCTTCCATGCCTTTTCCATGATCAGCTGTGGTCATATTGCTGAGATGAACACCTCCGCTATCTATATTGTAGGTGCCGAAGAGCCGGGCTACGCCAGATCAATGGGGCTGAAAACCAGAGCCACCTTTGAGGAAGCTCTCACCGATGCTATGAAAAAATACACCGGCCCCAACCCCAATATTTTGGCTCTGCCCCGCACCTTTAAGACTGCCGCTGTGCATCTGTGCATGAAGAATCAGACACAAGGAAATTATGGCGTGGATTTCTGCCACGGTGTATAA
- a CDS encoding citrate transporter, with protein sequence MEYLIGILLLISFFWLAYYCFKGHNLMIGFLIMSFLWTALPLIGNQISSPAFLEANGIAGIASWEALAASLAKIFQSAPEGWGTILVNVLWGAWFGRVLMETGIAATIIRKTVELGGDRPIITVSLLNFVTTVIFTSMTGAGPVIAIGVIVLPILMSLGIPKPLALFTFVGAVGAGSYMNPVYFAQYRAFHLAADQMPEFSFTWYVQKWGIYAIIIMLLVTTIGTAFYLKAKKPVHSWAAQTGQVEDTKQVPGIALITPILPVLGVIFLKIPVILGFVLCGFFALFVCGKLKHFKESCQLVNKMYYDGVVDTAPLIGFLLTLPMFNKAAELCAPYFKAVVGPVMPKTTLVLCILFAILSPLGLFRGPMTLVGCGAATLGVVSNLGISAFTVPFLYACFAIPTITMNVGSCITQSWVAWGLAYTKVEGKDLLRYTVPNGIIVSILLYIVTFLVFGNGLVPIPA encoded by the coding sequence GTGGAATATCTAATTGGTATACTGTTGCTTATTTCTTTCTTCTGGTTAGCCTACTACTGCTTCAAGGGCCACAATCTGATGATCGGATTCCTGATCATGTCTTTTCTATGGACTGCCCTGCCGCTGATTGGCAATCAGATTTCCAGTCCCGCCTTTTTGGAGGCAAACGGCATTGCCGGCATCGCCTCGTGGGAGGCACTAGCGGCTTCTCTTGCTAAGATATTTCAGAGTGCGCCAGAGGGCTGGGGCACCATTCTGGTCAATGTGCTGTGGGGTGCCTGGTTTGGTCGGGTGCTTATGGAAACCGGCATTGCAGCCACCATCATTCGCAAGACGGTTGAATTGGGCGGTGACCGTCCTATTATTACCGTATCTCTGCTGAATTTTGTAACTACCGTTATTTTTACCTCTATGACAGGCGCTGGGCCTGTTATTGCTATCGGTGTTATTGTGCTGCCTATCCTGATGTCTCTGGGCATCCCCAAGCCTCTCGCCCTGTTTACCTTTGTGGGTGCGGTAGGCGCAGGCAGCTACATGAATCCTGTTTATTTTGCGCAGTATAGGGCATTTCACCTTGCGGCTGATCAAATGCCTGAATTCAGCTTCACCTGGTATGTTCAGAAGTGGGGAATCTATGCAATTATCATCATGCTGCTGGTTACCACAATCGGCACAGCCTTCTATTTAAAGGCCAAGAAGCCGGTTCACAGCTGGGCTGCCCAGACCGGGCAGGTGGAGGATACCAAGCAGGTTCCCGGTATTGCCCTGATCACCCCTATTCTTCCTGTGCTGGGTGTCATCTTCCTGAAAATTCCTGTTATCCTGGGCTTTGTGCTTTGCGGCTTTTTCGCTTTGTTTGTTTGCGGCAAACTCAAACACTTTAAAGAAAGCTGCCAGCTTGTTAATAAAATGTATTACGATGGCGTTGTGGATACTGCGCCCCTCATCGGCTTTCTGCTGACTCTGCCTATGTTTAACAAAGCCGCCGAGCTTTGCGCACCTTACTTTAAAGCGGTTGTTGGCCCTGTTATGCCAAAAACCACCCTTGTGCTCTGCATCCTGTTCGCAATTCTATCCCCATTGGGCCTGTTCCGTGGCCCTATGACTCTGGTTGGCTGCGGCGCCGCAACCTTGGGTGTGGTCAGCAATTTGGGCATCTCGGCCTTTACCGTTCCTTTCCTGTATGCCTGCTTTGCTATTCCAACCATTACCATGAACGTTGGCAGCTGTATCACCCAGTCTTGGGTGGCTTGGGGTCTTGCCTACACCAAGGTGGAAGGCAAAGATTTGCTGCGGTATACGGTGCCCAATGGCATCATCGTTTCCATACTCCTATATATTGTTACATTTTTGGTGTTCGGCAACGGCTTAGTGCCTATCCCGGCCTAG